The following proteins are encoded in a genomic region of Mycobacterium kiyosense:
- the PE2 gene encoding PE family protein: MSFLVNEPHVMATAAADLEGIASALSTAGAAAAGPTSSLLAAAGDEVSAAIADLFGAYGRQCQDVLTHASAFQYQFQQSLGAAANAYANAETAIANSLPGLLGAPSAPAPGAVSLPPFPPNLLSIIIGGTGVPIPTPKLINGALDLYIRPDALHPTVPFPLVTPEELYPLTGVRSMTLNASVQEGLNILDGALYKQIAMLNQPVTVFGISQSSVIASLEMRNLAAGTSLFGAHPPDPSMLNFVLTGNEMNPNGGMLSRFPGLALPALGLDFYGATPSDTPYQVANYTLEYDGFADFPRYPLNFLADLNALAGIIYVHPTYFDLSVAQVNNAVQLPTSPGYTGNTTYYAIPTQNLPLLEPLRALPVIGNPLANLLQPDLKALVNLGYGDPAHGYSTSYADVATPFGLFPEVPPQVVTNALVAGTQQGIHDFSVDLQALAAHPPTLPSFAAPTPGDLLATAARFPSPERIVNTAATIISTDYAVLLPTADIALSLATAMPIYDAQLFAQQLALGSVVNAIGYPLAANVGLATIAGGVEALTILAAVSSNVSAVESLLA; the protein is encoded by the coding sequence ATGTCGTTTCTGGTTAACGAGCCCCACGTCATGGCTACCGCAGCCGCGGACCTCGAGGGAATCGCTTCCGCCCTCAGCACCGCCGGCGCGGCTGCGGCTGGGCCCACGTCGAGCCTGCTGGCAGCGGCGGGCGATGAAGTCTCTGCGGCCATCGCCGATCTGTTCGGCGCGTACGGCCGGCAGTGCCAAGACGTGCTCACGCACGCGTCGGCATTTCAATACCAGTTCCAGCAGTCCCTCGGCGCAGCCGCGAACGCCTACGCGAACGCCGAGACGGCTATCGCAAACAGCCTGCCGGGGCTGTTGGGAGCGCCGTCGGCACCGGCGCCCGGCGCCGTCAGCCTGCCGCCATTCCCGCCCAATCTGCTGTCGATAATCATCGGCGGCACCGGAGTTCCGATACCGACTCCGAAGTTGATCAACGGCGCTCTCGATCTCTATATCCGTCCCGACGCCCTGCACCCCACCGTCCCGTTTCCCCTTGTCACTCCCGAAGAGCTGTATCCGCTGACCGGAGTGCGGAGCATGACGCTCAACGCGTCGGTGCAAGAGGGCCTGAACATCTTGGACGGCGCGCTCTACAAACAGATCGCCATGCTGAACCAGCCGGTAACGGTGTTCGGCATCTCCCAGAGCTCCGTCATCGCCTCGCTGGAGATGCGGAACCTCGCTGCGGGCACTTCGCTGTTCGGGGCCCACCCGCCCGACCCGTCCATGCTCAACTTCGTGCTGACCGGCAACGAGATGAACCCCAACGGCGGCATGCTGTCGCGGTTCCCGGGTCTCGCCCTGCCGGCACTCGGGCTGGATTTCTACGGCGCGACACCCTCGGACACGCCCTACCAGGTGGCCAACTACACCCTCGAGTACGACGGGTTCGCCGACTTCCCGCGGTACCCGCTCAATTTCCTGGCAGACCTCAACGCGCTTGCCGGCATCATCTACGTGCACCCCACCTATTTCGACCTCAGCGTGGCCCAGGTCAACAATGCGGTTCAGTTGCCGACCTCGCCGGGCTACACCGGCAACACCACCTACTATGCAATCCCGACCCAGAACCTGCCGCTACTGGAACCGCTTCGGGCGCTGCCGGTGATCGGTAACCCATTGGCCAACCTGCTGCAGCCGGACTTGAAGGCCCTGGTCAACCTGGGCTACGGAGACCCGGCCCACGGCTACTCGACGAGTTACGCCGACGTTGCGACCCCGTTCGGCCTGTTCCCGGAGGTGCCCCCACAGGTGGTGACCAACGCCCTGGTCGCCGGGACGCAACAGGGTATCCACGACTTCAGCGTGGACCTGCAGGCGCTGGCCGCACATCCGCCCACCCTGCCGTCGTTCGCAGCGCCGACGCCGGGCGACCTGCTGGCGACGGCGGCGAGATTCCCGTCGCCGGAACGGATCGTCAACACGGCCGCGACGATCATCTCGACCGACTACGCCGTCCTGCTGCCCACGGCCGACATAGCTCTCTCCCTCGCGACAGCGATGCCGATATACGACGCCCAGCTCTTTGCGCAGCAGCTCGCGCTGGGCAGTGTGGTGAATGCGATCGGGTATCCGCTGGCCGCCAACGTGGGTCTGGCGACGATCGCCGGCGGTGTCGAGGCGCTGACCATATTGGCGGCGGTCAGCAGCAACGTCAGCGCCGTCGAAAGCCTGCTCGCCTGA
- the PE1_1 gene encoding PE family protein gives MSYVFAQTPELAAAATELAGLGATIGAAGAAAAGPTTAVLTAAADEVSAAIADFFGEYGRQFQGISARIDALYGQLVQRLSATAAYYADADALNTAQLVQSATAGLTTPAVGAPSGLSTAIVMGGTGMPMPTPKYLNAITELFLSPAIPVSGLFTPEQLYPITGVRSLPLATSVQQGLEVLNAAVSNQLALGNHVTVFGYSQSAIISSLLMQHYISLGPNMPDPGLINFILTGNEMNPNGGVLARIPGLNISTIGLPFYGATPDGPYQTTTYTLEYDGFADFPRYPLNILSDLNAVFGILTVHTTYADLTPAQISSATLLPTQGATNNQWYMISHPDLPLLDPVRAIPVIGQPLAALVQPDLKVLVNLGYGDPNYGYSTSPANVPTPFGLFPDVPPGVIANALVAGTHQGINDFLAVTPTALTSPPVIAAPAFPPLIQQYVPAAPPSLPATPMNIANTLASVVSTGYSVLLPTADLATAFATTLPAYDATLFLSQLAQGNIVDAIQLPLAATTGLAALGGMIEFIAVVEAAAEIAADLQSLHF, from the coding sequence TTGTCGTACGTATTCGCCCAAACGCCCGAGTTGGCAGCTGCGGCAACCGAATTAGCTGGGCTCGGTGCGACCATCGGCGCGGCCGGCGCGGCCGCGGCGGGGCCCACGACCGCGGTGCTGACGGCCGCCGCCGACGAGGTGTCGGCGGCGATCGCCGATTTCTTCGGCGAGTACGGCCGGCAATTCCAGGGGATCAGCGCGCGCATCGATGCGCTCTACGGCCAACTGGTGCAGCGCCTGAGTGCCACCGCGGCGTACTACGCCGACGCCGACGCCCTCAACACGGCCCAGTTGGTGCAGAGCGCGACGGCCGGTCTGACCACCCCTGCTGTCGGCGCGCCGTCGGGGCTCAGCACGGCGATCGTGATGGGCGGCACCGGAATGCCGATGCCCACACCCAAATACCTCAACGCCATCACCGAGCTGTTCCTGTCGCCGGCCATCCCCGTCTCCGGGTTGTTCACCCCCGAGCAGCTCTACCCGATCACCGGCGTCCGCTCCCTGCCACTGGCCACCTCCGTGCAGCAGGGGCTGGAAGTGCTGAACGCGGCCGTCTCCAATCAACTGGCGCTGGGCAACCACGTCACCGTCTTCGGCTACTCACAGAGTGCAATCATCTCGTCGCTGCTGATGCAGCACTACATCTCGCTGGGCCCGAATATGCCGGACCCCGGCCTGATCAACTTCATCCTGACCGGCAACGAGATGAACCCCAACGGTGGCGTGCTGGCCCGCATCCCCGGGCTGAACATCTCCACGATCGGCCTGCCGTTCTACGGTGCCACCCCGGACGGGCCCTATCAGACGACGACCTACACCCTCGAGTACGACGGGTTCGCCGACTTCCCGCGCTACCCGCTGAACATCCTGTCCGACCTCAACGCGGTGTTCGGCATCCTCACCGTGCACACCACCTACGCCGACCTGACGCCGGCCCAGATCTCGTCGGCGACACTGCTGCCGACCCAGGGCGCCACCAACAACCAGTGGTACATGATCAGCCACCCGGATCTGCCGCTGCTGGACCCCGTGCGCGCCATCCCCGTCATCGGCCAACCCCTGGCCGCACTGGTGCAACCGGATCTGAAGGTGCTCGTCAACCTCGGCTACGGCGACCCGAACTACGGCTACTCCACCAGCCCGGCCAACGTACCCACCCCGTTCGGGCTGTTCCCCGACGTTCCTCCGGGCGTGATCGCCAACGCCCTGGTCGCCGGAACCCACCAGGGCATCAACGACTTCCTGGCCGTGACACCGACGGCGCTCACCTCGCCGCCGGTGATCGCCGCGCCCGCCTTCCCGCCGTTGATCCAGCAGTACGTGCCCGCGGCACCGCCGTCGCTGCCCGCGACCCCGATGAACATCGCCAACACGCTGGCCTCGGTGGTGTCCACCGGCTACTCGGTGCTGTTGCCGACGGCCGACCTGGCCACCGCGTTCGCCACCACGCTGCCCGCCTACGACGCGACCCTGTTTTTGAGTCAGCTCGCCCAGGGCAACATTGTCGACGCGATCCAGCTGCCGCTCGCGGCCACCACCGGGTTGGCGGCACTGGGCGGCATGATCGAGTTCATCGCCGTCGTCGAGGCGGCCGCGGAGATCGCTGCGGACCTGCAGAGCCTGCACTTCTGA
- the ptbB gene encoding phosphotyrosine protein phosphatase, with protein MADGLRDLPGGWNFRDVADTAGAVRPGRLFRSGELSGLDDEGRAVLRELGITDVADLRAAREVARRGPGRVPDGVDIHLLPVPDLGDQKDDGPDQDAPHESAFKKILAEGSPEDSDEDIEARAVQYMIDEYRQFPTRNGAQRAVQRVFTLLAGGRPVLTHCFAGKDRTGFVVATVLGALGIDRDVIVADYLRSNAAVPVLRHQIMEMVAARPDVELTPEVVTFTKARLSDGVLGVRAEYLAASWQAIDESFGSLEAYLRASGVTEADVRQLQRALLG; from the coding sequence ATGGCTGACGGATTACGAGATCTGCCGGGCGGGTGGAACTTTCGCGACGTCGCAGACACCGCCGGGGCGGTGCGGCCGGGCCGGCTGTTCCGCTCCGGTGAGCTCAGCGGTCTGGACGACGAGGGCCGCGCGGTACTGCGCGAGCTGGGCATCACCGATGTCGCCGATCTGCGCGCGGCCCGCGAAGTCGCCCGGCGCGGGCCGGGGCGCGTGCCCGACGGCGTCGACATCCACCTGCTGCCGGTACCCGACCTGGGCGACCAGAAGGACGACGGGCCTGATCAGGACGCACCGCACGAGTCCGCCTTCAAGAAAATCCTTGCCGAAGGCTCGCCGGAGGACTCCGACGAAGACATCGAGGCCAGAGCCGTCCAGTACATGATCGACGAATACCGCCAATTCCCCACCCGCAACGGGGCGCAACGCGCGGTGCAGCGCGTCTTCACACTGCTGGCCGGCGGACGCCCGGTGCTCACCCACTGCTTTGCCGGCAAGGACCGTACCGGCTTCGTGGTCGCGACGGTGTTGGGGGCCTTGGGCATTGATCGTGACGTCATCGTCGCCGACTATCTGCGCAGCAATGCCGCCGTGCCGGTGTTGCGCCATCAGATCATGGAGATGGTCGCCGCGCGCCCCGACGTCGAGCTGACCCCCGAGGTCGTGACGTTCACCAAAGCCCGGCTGTCCGACGGGGTGCTGGGGGTGCGGGCCGAATACCTGGCGGCGTCCTGGCAGGCGATCGACGAATCCTTCGGGTCGCTGGAGGCCTACCTGCGCGCCTCCGGGGTCACCGAGGCCGACGTGCGGCAGCTGCAGCGCGCCCTGCTGGGCTGA
- the fadE2 gene encoding acyl-CoA dehydrogenase has translation MCPKVAVNACHIVADMDFAMSAKASDYHKKLSDFMTEYVFPAEAEYDRYRHEAGPDDFTVPPVVEELKVKARERGLWNLFLPAESGLTNLEYAPLAELTGWSLEIAPEALNCAAPDTGNMETLHLFATEQQRKDWLEPLLNGEIRSAFSMTEPAVASSDARNIETSIVRDGADYVINGRKWWTSGAADPRCKILIVMGRTNPEAASHQQQSMVLVPIDTPGVTVLRSTPVFGRQDQHGHCEIDFDNVRVPATNLLGEEGSGFAIAQARLGPGRIHHCMRALGGAERALALMTHRANSRIAFGRPLADQGLVQHAIAKSRNEIDQARLLCEKAAWTIDQHGNKAAHLLVSQIKAVAPQVACDVIDRAIQVHGAAGICDDTPLARLYGWHRAMRIFDGPDEVHMRTIARSELGREQSALAAAVTNNG, from the coding sequence ATGTGCCCGAAAGTGGCGGTCAACGCGTGTCATATCGTGGCGGACATGGACTTCGCGATGTCGGCTAAAGCCAGCGACTACCACAAGAAACTGTCCGACTTCATGACGGAGTACGTCTTTCCCGCCGAGGCCGAGTACGACCGGTACCGGCACGAGGCCGGGCCGGACGACTTCACGGTTCCGCCGGTGGTCGAGGAGCTCAAGGTCAAGGCCAGGGAGCGGGGCTTGTGGAACCTGTTCCTGCCCGCCGAGTCGGGTCTGACCAACCTGGAGTACGCGCCGCTGGCGGAGCTGACCGGGTGGAGCCTCGAGATCGCGCCGGAAGCGTTGAACTGCGCGGCGCCGGACACCGGCAACATGGAGACCCTGCACCTGTTCGCCACCGAGCAGCAGCGCAAAGACTGGCTGGAGCCGTTGCTCAACGGCGAGATCCGCAGCGCCTTCTCGATGACCGAGCCCGCGGTAGCCAGCAGCGATGCCCGCAACATCGAGACCTCGATCGTGCGCGACGGTGCCGACTACGTGATCAACGGCCGTAAGTGGTGGACTTCGGGCGCCGCGGACCCGCGCTGCAAGATTCTGATCGTGATGGGGCGCACCAATCCCGAGGCGGCCAGCCACCAGCAGCAGTCCATGGTCCTGGTGCCGATCGACACCCCGGGAGTGACCGTGCTGCGGTCGACCCCGGTGTTCGGCCGCCAAGACCAGCACGGCCACTGCGAGATCGACTTCGACAACGTCCGGGTGCCGGCGACCAACCTGCTCGGCGAGGAGGGCTCCGGTTTCGCGATCGCCCAGGCGCGGCTGGGGCCGGGCCGCATCCACCACTGTATGCGGGCTCTCGGCGGCGCCGAGCGGGCTTTGGCGTTGATGACGCATCGGGCCAACAGCCGCATCGCGTTTGGTCGCCCACTGGCCGACCAGGGTCTGGTGCAGCACGCAATTGCCAAGTCCCGCAACGAAATCGACCAAGCCAGGCTGCTGTGCGAGAAGGCTGCGTGGACCATCGACCAGCACGGCAACAAAGCCGCCCACCTGCTGGTGTCGCAGATCAAGGCGGTAGCCCCGCAGGTGGCTTGCGATGTCATCGACCGCGCGATTCAGGTGCACGGCGCCGCGGGTATCTGCGACGACACCCCACTGGCCCGGTTGTACGGCTGGCACCGCGCCATGCGGATCTTCGACGGTCCCGACGAGGTGCACATGCGGACCATCGCCCGCAGCGAACTCGGCCGCGAGCAGTCCGCGCTGGCCGCAGCGGTCACCAACAATGGCTGA
- the pntAa gene encoding NAD(P) transhydrogenase subunit alpha produces the protein MTEAQAGLVKVGVVAESGADERRVALVPKAVAGLVNNGLAVVVESGAGERALLPDQLYIDAGATIGDAWAADIVVKVAPPTAEEVGKLHSGQTLIGFLAPRNKDNSIGALTQAGVQAFALEAIPRISRAQAMDALSSQGNVSGYKAVLLAASESTRFFPMLTTAAGTVKPATVLVLGVGVAGLQALATAKRLGARTTGYDVRPEVADQVRSVGAQWLDIGIDAAGEGGYARELTDDERAQQQQALEKAISGFDVVITTALVPGRPAPRLVTAAAVEAMKPGSVVVDLAGETGGNCELTEPGQTVVKHDVTIASPLNLPATMPEHASELYSKNITALLDLLIKDGKLAPDFDDEVIADSCVTRPKTAGGEA, from the coding sequence ATGACAGAAGCGCAGGCAGGACTCGTGAAGGTCGGGGTGGTGGCCGAATCCGGGGCCGACGAGCGGCGCGTTGCGTTGGTACCCAAAGCGGTAGCCGGACTGGTGAACAACGGCCTGGCCGTGGTGGTCGAATCCGGCGCCGGGGAGCGCGCGCTGCTGCCCGACCAGCTCTACATCGATGCCGGCGCCACCATCGGTGACGCCTGGGCGGCCGACATCGTGGTGAAGGTGGCGCCACCGACCGCCGAGGAAGTGGGCAAGCTGCACAGCGGGCAGACGCTGATCGGCTTCCTGGCGCCGCGTAACAAGGACAACTCGATCGGCGCGCTGACGCAGGCCGGTGTGCAGGCCTTCGCCCTGGAGGCGATTCCGCGTATCTCGCGGGCACAGGCGATGGACGCGTTGTCGTCGCAGGGCAACGTCTCCGGTTACAAGGCGGTGCTGCTGGCGGCCTCCGAGTCCACCCGGTTCTTCCCCATGCTGACCACCGCGGCGGGCACCGTGAAGCCGGCCACCGTGCTGGTGCTCGGCGTCGGCGTGGCCGGGCTGCAGGCGCTGGCGACGGCCAAGCGACTGGGTGCCCGCACCACTGGATACGACGTGCGGCCCGAGGTGGCCGACCAGGTGCGCTCGGTGGGCGCGCAGTGGCTGGACATCGGCATCGACGCCGCCGGCGAGGGTGGGTATGCCCGCGAGCTCACCGACGACGAGCGCGCCCAGCAGCAGCAGGCGCTGGAGAAGGCGATCAGCGGCTTCGACGTGGTGATCACCACCGCGCTGGTGCCCGGCCGCCCGGCGCCGCGGTTGGTGACCGCCGCCGCGGTCGAGGCGATGAAGCCGGGCAGCGTGGTGGTGGACCTGGCCGGCGAGACCGGCGGCAACTGCGAGCTCACCGAGCCCGGCCAGACCGTCGTCAAGCACGACGTCACCATCGCCTCGCCGCTGAACCTGCCGGCCACCATGCCCGAGCACGCCAGCGAGCTCTACAGCAAGAACATCACCGCCCTGCTGGATCTGCTGATCAAGGACGGCAAGCTGGCCCCCGACTTCGACGACGAAGTCATCGCGGATTCCTGTGTGACGCGGCCCAAGACGGCCGGAGGAGAGGCGTAG
- the pntAB gene encoding NAD(P) transhydrogenase subunit alpha, with amino-acid sequence MYDELLANLAILVLSGFVGFAVISKVPNTLHTPLMSGTNAIHGIVVLGALVVFGEVEHPSLAVQIILFVAVVFGTLNVIGGFIVTDRMLGMFKGKKKALPAAKSEEAAK; translated from the coding sequence ATGTACGACGAGCTGTTGGCCAACCTCGCGATCCTGGTGCTGTCCGGTTTCGTCGGGTTCGCGGTGATCTCCAAGGTGCCCAACACCTTGCACACCCCGCTGATGTCGGGCACCAACGCCATCCACGGCATCGTGGTGCTGGGCGCGCTGGTGGTGTTCGGCGAAGTGGAGCACCCCTCGCTGGCCGTGCAGATCATCCTGTTCGTGGCGGTGGTGTTCGGCACGCTGAACGTCATCGGCGGCTTCATCGTCACCGACCGGATGCTGGGCATGTTCAAGGGCAAGAAGAAGGCCCTGCCCGCGGCGAAATCTGAAGAGGCCGCCAAATGA
- the pntB gene encoding NAD(P) transhydrogenase subunit beta, with protein sequence MNYLVIGLYIFAFSLFIYGLMGLTGPKTAVRGNLIAAVGMAIAVAATLVKIRHTESWIWIIAGLVVGVVLGVPPARLTRMTAMPQLVAFFNGVGGGTVALIALAEFMETKGFSAFQHGESPTVHIVVASLFAAIIGSISFWGSIIAFGKLQEIISGSPIGFGKLQQPVNLLLLVAAVGAAVVVGLHAHPGTGGASLWWMIGLLAAAGVLGLMVVLPIGGADMPVVISLLNAMTGLSAAAAGLALNNTAMIVAGMIVGASGSILTNLMAKAMNRSIPAIVAGGFGGGGVAVGGGDSADKTVKATSAADAAIQMAYANQVIVVPGYGLAVAQAQHAVKDMAALLEAKGVPVKYAIHPVAGRMPGHMNVLLAEAEVDYDAMKDMDDINDEFARTDVAIVIGANDVTNPAARNDASSPIYGMPILNVDKAKSVIVLKRSMNSGFAGIDNPLFYGEGTTMLFGDAKKSVTEVAEELKAL encoded by the coding sequence ATGAACTATCTGGTGATCGGCCTCTATATCTTCGCGTTCTCGCTGTTCATCTACGGCTTGATGGGCCTGACGGGTCCGAAAACCGCGGTGCGCGGCAATCTGATCGCTGCGGTCGGGATGGCCATCGCCGTGGCCGCCACGCTGGTCAAGATCCGGCACACCGAGAGCTGGATCTGGATCATCGCCGGGCTGGTGGTGGGTGTGGTGCTGGGCGTGCCGCCGGCGCGGCTGACCAGGATGACCGCGATGCCGCAGCTGGTGGCCTTCTTCAACGGTGTCGGCGGCGGCACGGTCGCGCTCATCGCGCTGGCGGAGTTCATGGAGACCAAGGGCTTCTCGGCGTTCCAGCACGGCGAGTCGCCGACCGTGCACATCGTGGTGGCCTCGCTGTTCGCCGCGATCATCGGGTCGATCTCGTTCTGGGGCTCGATCATCGCGTTCGGCAAGCTGCAGGAGATCATCTCCGGGTCGCCGATCGGGTTCGGCAAACTGCAGCAGCCGGTCAACCTGCTGCTACTGGTCGCCGCGGTCGGGGCCGCGGTTGTCGTCGGCCTGCACGCACATCCGGGCACCGGCGGGGCGTCGCTGTGGTGGATGATCGGCCTGCTCGCCGCGGCCGGCGTGCTGGGCCTGATGGTGGTGCTGCCCATCGGCGGCGCCGACATGCCAGTGGTGATCTCGCTGCTGAATGCGATGACCGGGCTGTCGGCCGCGGCCGCGGGCCTGGCGCTGAACAACACCGCGATGATCGTGGCCGGCATGATCGTCGGCGCCTCCGGTTCCATCCTGACCAACCTGATGGCCAAGGCGATGAACCGGTCCATCCCGGCGATCGTCGCCGGCGGGTTCGGTGGCGGCGGCGTGGCCGTCGGCGGCGGTGACAGCGCAGACAAGACCGTCAAGGCCACCTCGGCCGCCGATGCCGCGATCCAGATGGCCTACGCCAACCAGGTGATCGTGGTGCCGGGTTACGGCCTGGCCGTCGCGCAGGCACAGCACGCCGTCAAGGACATGGCCGCGTTGCTGGAGGCCAAGGGTGTGCCGGTCAAGTACGCGATCCACCCGGTCGCCGGCCGGATGCCCGGGCACATGAACGTGCTGCTGGCCGAGGCCGAGGTCGACTACGACGCGATGAAGGACATGGACGACATCAACGACGAGTTCGCCCGCACCGACGTCGCGATCGTCATCGGCGCCAACGACGTCACCAACCCGGCGGCCCGCAACGACGCGTCCAGCCCGATCTACGGCATGCCGATCCTCAACGTCGACAAGGCCAAGTCGGTGATCGTGCTGAAGCGTTCGATGAATTCCGGGTTCGCCGGCATCGACAACCCGTTGTTCTACGGGGAGGGCACCACGATGCTGTTCGGGGACGCGAAGAAGTCGGTAACTGAGGTCGCCGAGGAACTGAAGGCGCTCTAG
- a CDS encoding transcriptional regulator has translation MPSENGLSRREELLAVATKLFAARGYHGTRMDDVADVIGLNKATVYHYYASKSLILFDIYRQAAEGTLAAVHDDPSWTAREALYQYTVRLLTGIAGNPERAAVYFQEQPYITEWFTTEQVAEVREKEAQVYEHVHGLIDRGITSGEFYECDSHVLALGYIGMTLGSYRWLRPSGRRTAKEIAAEFSTALLRGLIRDEAIRTTSPLG, from the coding sequence ATGCCGTCCGAAAATGGCCTTTCGCGGCGCGAGGAATTGCTGGCTGTTGCCACCAAATTGTTCGCCGCCCGCGGCTACCACGGCACCCGGATGGACGACGTCGCCGACGTGATCGGGCTGAACAAGGCCACCGTCTACCACTACTACGCCAGCAAGTCGCTGATCCTGTTCGACATCTACCGTCAGGCCGCCGAGGGAACGCTGGCCGCCGTACACGACGATCCGTCCTGGACCGCCCGGGAAGCGCTGTACCAGTACACCGTTCGCCTCTTGACGGGCATCGCCGGCAACCCCGAGCGGGCTGCGGTGTACTTCCAGGAGCAGCCCTACATCACCGAGTGGTTCACCACCGAACAGGTCGCCGAGGTGCGCGAGAAGGAAGCCCAGGTCTACGAGCACGTGCATGGGCTGATCGACCGCGGCATCACCAGCGGTGAGTTCTACGAGTGCGACTCGCACGTGCTGGCGCTCGGCTACATCGGCATGACGCTGGGCAGCTACCGCTGGCTGCGCCCGAGCGGGCGGCGCACGGCCAAGGAGATCGCCGCCGAGTTCAGCACGGCGCTGCTGCGGGGGCTGATCCGCGACGAGGCGATCCGCACCACGTCGCCGCTGGGCTGA
- the PE4 gene encoding PE family protein PE4, whose protein sequence is MRGRRGEGAMSQLLIAPDSLATAATDVDEIAAAIHAASTAAAGPTSGVLAAAGDEVSTAITALFNDFGAEYQQVVRQANAFQSEFARALAAAGTAYAEAELAARTVLANAAGGILSASGAALPAAGQNIALIMGGTNNPLPTAEYLADIQKWWIQKLLPGWIPKALFTPEQFWPVTPDLGTMTYNQSVAKSVSLLNSAISQQIGLGNNVVAFGYSQSASIINNEIVALMAAGSPYQGQLSFLMAAAGNNPNGGLLSRFPGFYIPILDATFNGATPANNPYPTQIFTAQYDGIAHAPQYPLNVLADVNAVMGYFYVHNQYPTLSASTAIQLPTSPGYTGHTQYYMFPTQNLPLLQPIRDIPYAGPPIADVLQPALRVMVDLGYNDGYANLPTPAGLINIPNPVNVAYYLGQSLWQGPYGAAVEIGVEAGWWGPEHFPDAYPWVPSTNPGLNFYLGPSLSQSPVTAVSLLSGALGDVLDIIPPIFN, encoded by the coding sequence TTGCGGGGAAGGAGGGGCGAGGGGGCCATGTCACAGCTACTCATTGCACCCGACTCGCTTGCGACAGCTGCCACCGATGTCGACGAGATCGCCGCGGCGATCCATGCGGCCAGCACCGCGGCCGCGGGTCCGACTTCGGGCGTATTGGCAGCCGCCGGCGACGAGGTATCGACGGCAATCACCGCGCTGTTCAACGACTTCGGCGCCGAGTACCAGCAGGTAGTCCGGCAGGCGAACGCCTTCCAGAGCGAGTTCGCCCGGGCACTCGCGGCCGCCGGGACCGCCTACGCCGAGGCCGAGCTCGCCGCGCGCACCGTGTTGGCGAACGCGGCCGGCGGAATTTTGAGTGCCTCGGGGGCGGCGTTGCCCGCGGCCGGGCAGAACATCGCGCTGATCATGGGCGGCACCAACAATCCGCTGCCCACCGCCGAGTACCTCGCGGACATCCAAAAGTGGTGGATCCAAAAGCTTTTGCCGGGCTGGATTCCCAAGGCACTGTTCACCCCCGAGCAGTTCTGGCCGGTCACCCCAGACCTGGGCACCATGACCTACAACCAGTCCGTCGCCAAGAGCGTGAGCCTGTTGAACAGCGCGATCAGCCAGCAGATCGGTCTGGGAAACAACGTCGTCGCGTTCGGCTATTCGCAGAGCGCCTCGATCATCAACAACGAAATCGTTGCGCTGATGGCGGCCGGTTCGCCCTACCAGGGCCAGCTGTCCTTCCTCATGGCCGCCGCCGGCAACAACCCGAACGGCGGTCTGCTGTCCCGCTTCCCCGGGTTCTACATCCCCATCCTCGACGCGACGTTCAACGGCGCCACCCCGGCCAACAACCCGTACCCCACCCAGATCTTCACCGCCCAGTACGACGGCATCGCCCACGCTCCGCAGTACCCGCTGAACGTCCTGGCCGACGTCAACGCGGTGATGGGCTACTTCTACGTGCACAACCAGTACCCGACGCTGTCGGCCAGCACCGCCATCCAACTGCCGACCTCACCCGGGTACACCGGCCACACCCAGTACTACATGTTCCCGACCCAGAACCTGCCGCTGCTGCAGCCGATCCGCGACATCCCCTACGCCGGCCCGCCCATTGCCGATGTGCTGCAGCCGGCGCTGCGGGTGATGGTCGACCTCGGCTACAACGACGGCTATGCCAACCTGCCCACCCCGGCCGGGCTGATCAACATCCCCAACCCGGTCAATGTCGCCTACTACCTGGGCCAGTCGCTGTGGCAGGGACCCTACGGCGCCGCGGTGGAGATCGGCGTCGAAGCCGGCTGGTGGGGTCCCGAACACTTCCCCGACGCCTATCCGTGGGTGCCGTCCACCAACCCGGGACTGAACTTCTACCTCGGCCCCAGCCTGAGCCAGTCGCCGGTGACCGCGGTGTCGCTGCTCAGCGGCGCACTGGGCGACGTGTTGGACATCATTCCGCCGATCTTCAACTGA